In one Deinococcus psychrotolerans genomic region, the following are encoded:
- a CDS encoding carbohydrate ABC transporter permease, with the protein MLTSDLKPSRAPRPRRRTFPLHLVVFLAPAVLIYSVIMIYPILASLWLSLNSSVDGVQTFVGVANYQKLLGSELYAQPLFNALKNNFIFFVVHMLVQNPVGLLLAVLLSLKLRGTPLYRTLIFTPTVLSVVIVGFAWKLILNPVWGVQRSLLEPLHLEALDLPWLGLASTALGTLSLISVWQNIGIPMLLFLAALVRIPEELYEAARLDGAGTWTVFRRIQLPLILPTVGIVSVLTFVGNFNAFDLIYAVQGALAGPNFASDILGTLFYRTFFGYQLQAGDPYMGAAVAGVMLAVILVGLLIYLLGWQRRMTEVTL; encoded by the coding sequence ATGCTCACTTCCGATCTCAAGCCTTCCCGCGCCCCGCGCCCGCGCCGCCGAACATTCCCGCTGCATCTGGTGGTGTTCCTCGCGCCCGCCGTCTTGATTTACAGCGTCATCATGATTTACCCGATTCTGGCCTCGCTGTGGCTTTCCTTGAACAGCAGCGTGGACGGCGTGCAGACATTCGTCGGCGTGGCCAATTACCAGAAGCTGCTGGGCAGTGAGTTGTACGCCCAGCCGCTGTTCAATGCCCTCAAAAATAACTTCATCTTCTTCGTTGTCCACATGCTGGTGCAAAATCCAGTCGGGCTGCTGCTGGCCGTTTTGCTCAGCTTGAAGCTGCGCGGCACACCCCTCTACCGGACGCTGATCTTCACGCCCACGGTTCTTTCGGTGGTGATCGTGGGTTTTGCCTGGAAACTGATCCTCAATCCCGTCTGGGGCGTGCAGCGCAGTTTGCTTGAGCCGCTTCACTTGGAGGCTTTAGACTTGCCCTGGTTGGGCCTGGCCTCCACGGCGCTGGGGACGCTCTCCCTGATCAGCGTCTGGCAAAACATCGGCATCCCCATGCTGCTCTTTCTGGCCGCGCTTGTCCGCATTCCCGAAGAGCTTTACGAAGCCGCCCGGCTTGACGGAGCCGGAACATGGACGGTGTTTCGCCGCATTCAGTTGCCGCTGATTTTGCCCACAGTAGGGATCGTCAGTGTGCTGACCTTTGTCGGCAACTTCAATGCCTTCGATCTGATCTACGCCGTCCAGGGCGCACTGGCCGGGCCGAACTTCGCCTCGGACATCTTGGGAACATTGTTTTACCGAACCTTTTTCGGCTATCAGTTGCAGGCTGGCGATCCGTACATGGGCGCTGCGGTGGCCGGCGTGATGCTCGCCGTAATCTTGGTGGGGCTACTGATTTACCTGCTCGGCTGGCAGCGGCGCATGACTGAGGTGACGCTGTGA
- a CDS encoding SIS domain-containing protein, whose translation MTVMHTPTSTGAPSGLDLIRREQSRQVADAHATWNDPAQQQRAQQIAESLRQPGAFLLLLGMGASHHANSAALAAYRSVGISALALSLDEALSMPLPPNAAQVTLLVSQSGESGELRTFLKQSGTDLGPTFGLSLSPESYLVRQLPSLVAAGGSEVGFAATRSYLLTLVLHGLILRAYSPDSAHTDLPALDGEALDLSRFGQVRSMVFAGSGALAGLAAMAALGTIELGRFPALHYDLGQLRHGPLELLSPETSIVLLRRSDETDYERQTAESILKAAQAAGCPSLSLVAEVSAPPLGLLTAPLKLCLPVQQLVIDLALQRVERVGEPVRSSKVTR comes from the coding sequence ATGACTGTTATGCACACTCCAACGTCTACTGGTGCACCGAGCGGTCTCGACCTGATCCGCCGGGAACAATCACGTCAGGTCGCTGACGCCCACGCCACTTGGAACGACCCGGCGCAGCAGCAGCGGGCCCAGCAGATCGCTGAGTCGCTGCGTCAGCCCGGGGCGTTTCTGCTCCTGCTGGGGATGGGGGCCAGCCACCATGCCAATTCAGCGGCGCTGGCCGCTTACCGCAGCGTGGGCATTTCCGCGCTGGCCCTCTCGCTCGACGAGGCGCTCAGTATGCCCCTGCCGCCCAATGCAGCGCAGGTCACTCTGCTGGTTAGCCAGTCCGGCGAGTCCGGTGAACTCCGAACGTTTCTAAAACAATCCGGCACAGACCTCGGGCCGACCTTTGGGCTAAGTCTGAGCCCTGAGAGCTACCTGGTTCGCCAGCTTCCCAGCCTCGTGGCGGCCGGTGGATCAGAGGTGGGCTTTGCGGCCACCCGGTCTTACCTGCTGACCCTGGTGCTTCACGGGCTGATCTTGCGGGCTTACTCGCCAGACTCTGCACATACCGATCTGCCCGCGCTAGACGGCGAGGCCCTGGATCTCAGCCGCTTTGGGCAGGTACGGTCGATGGTGTTTGCTGGTTCGGGTGCTCTGGCGGGTCTGGCGGCGATGGCGGCCCTCGGCACCATCGAACTCGGGCGTTTTCCGGCGCTGCATTACGACCTGGGACAGCTGCGGCATGGGCCGCTGGAACTTCTCTCACCCGAGACGAGCATCGTCCTACTGCGACGCTCAGACGAAACCGATTACGAGCGTCAGACAGCCGAATCCATTTTGAAGGCTGCCCAGGCCGCTGGCTGTCCGTCACTGTCCCTGGTGGCCGAGGTCTCAGCGCCGCCCCTGGGCCTCCTCACGGCTCCACTCAAGCTGTGCCTGCCGGTTCAGCAACTGGTGATTGATCTGGCCCTTCAGCGCGTTGAGCGGGTGGGTGAGCCGGTGCGAAGTTCGAAGGTAACCCGGTAA
- a CDS encoding S9 family peptidase, translated as MTEDHRTVLPYGAWPSPITADTITAGSVGLGGVTVDGPDVYWLESRSNEGGRSVLVRLAPDGTANDVTPPPFNVRSRVHEYGGRCHAVQDGTVYFSHFADNRLYRQMNGQEPQPITPELEVRYADLEIDLSRGRLIAVREDHREHDREARNELVALQLGGPNPEGGGVLATGADFYASPRLSPDGHQLTWVEWNHPNMPWDETRLMLAQIAADGSLSNVQQVAGGKNESVQEPRWSPGGVLHFVSDRSGWWNLYRLKPDAQALYPLDAEFSTPQWQFGSSNYVFLAEERLMCAYHQKGRTHLARLEFQESGWKLSELATPFTSAADLRVQGQQVVLRAGAPNRAPCIARLSVSGDVEILHESSTFTLPPADLSVPEAVEFPTEGGRTAHAFLYLPRNAETRAPEGEKPPLLVMIHGGPTGATDAVLDLSVQFWTSRGVAVLDVNYGGSTGFGRAYRQRLNGEWGVVDVQDCVNAALYVAERGDADIHRLAITGGSAGGYTTLCALTFSDVFAAGASHYGVSDAEALAQDTHKFESRYLDSMIGPYPQEKARYQARSPIHFTEQLKRPVVFFQGLEDKVVPPDQARKMFEAVRSRGLPTALVEFEGEGHGFRRAENIKRALEGELEFYGQVFGFTPSGITLGLDIVLSP; from the coding sequence ATGACCGAGGATCACCGAACCGTCTTGCCTTACGGCGCATGGCCTTCACCCATCACCGCCGACACCATCACTGCTGGGAGCGTGGGGCTGGGCGGCGTCACGGTGGACGGGCCGGACGTGTACTGGCTCGAAAGCCGCTCCAATGAAGGTGGGCGCAGCGTGCTGGTGCGCCTCGCGCCAGACGGAACCGCCAACGACGTCACGCCGCCGCCGTTTAATGTCCGCAGCCGGGTTCACGAGTATGGCGGGCGCTGCCACGCTGTTCAGGACGGCACCGTTTACTTCAGCCACTTTGCCGACAACCGGCTTTACCGGCAGATGAATGGCCAAGAGCCGCAGCCGATCACGCCGGAGTTGGAAGTGCGGTATGCCGATCTGGAAATTGACCTGTCGAGGGGCCGCTTGATCGCCGTGCGCGAAGACCACCGTGAGCATGACCGCGAAGCGCGTAACGAGCTGGTGGCCCTCCAACTCGGTGGCCCCAACCCTGAAGGCGGCGGCGTCCTGGCGACTGGCGCGGACTTTTACGCCTCGCCGCGCCTGAGTCCTGACGGCCACCAACTCACCTGGGTGGAATGGAACCATCCGAACATGCCCTGGGACGAGACACGCTTGATGCTGGCGCAAATCGCGGCGGACGGCTCGCTCAGCAACGTGCAACAGGTGGCGGGCGGGAAGAATGAATCGGTGCAGGAGCCGCGCTGGTCGCCCGGCGGCGTGCTTCACTTCGTTTCAGATCGGAGCGGGTGGTGGAATCTCTACCGGCTGAAGCCGGACGCGCAGGCCCTTTACCCGCTGGACGCCGAATTCAGCACTCCTCAGTGGCAATTCGGTTCCTCGAATTACGTTTTCTTGGCCGAGGAACGGTTGATGTGTGCTTATCACCAAAAGGGCCGCACCCATTTGGCGCGTTTAGAATTTCAGGAGAGCGGCTGGAAGCTCAGCGAACTCGCTACGCCCTTCACCTCCGCTGCGGATCTACGGGTTCAGGGCCAGCAGGTGGTGCTGAGAGCCGGCGCACCGAACCGTGCGCCGTGCATTGCCCGTTTGAGTGTCAGCGGCGACGTCGAGATTTTGCATGAATCCTCGACCTTCACCTTGCCGCCTGCCGATTTGAGCGTGCCGGAAGCCGTCGAGTTTCCCACTGAGGGAGGAAGGACAGCCCACGCCTTTTTGTATCTGCCCCGCAACGCTGAGACGCGTGCGCCGGAGGGTGAGAAACCGCCGCTGCTGGTGATGATTCACGGCGGGCCGACCGGGGCCACCGACGCGGTGCTCGATCTCTCGGTGCAGTTCTGGACCAGCCGGGGCGTCGCGGTGCTGGACGTAAACTACGGCGGCTCCACCGGGTTCGGGCGGGCCTACCGGCAGCGGCTCAACGGCGAGTGGGGCGTGGTGGACGTGCAAGACTGCGTGAACGCGGCGCTCTATGTGGCGGAGCGCGGCGACGCCGACATTCACCGGCTGGCAATTACTGGAGGCAGTGCGGGCGGATACACCACCCTGTGTGCGCTGACGTTCTCTGACGTGTTCGCTGCCGGGGCCAGCCACTACGGGGTCAGTGACGCCGAAGCGTTGGCGCAGGACACCCACAAGTTCGAGAGCCGCTACCTCGACAGCATGATCGGCCCCTACCCCCAGGAAAAAGCCCGCTACCAAGCCCGTTCGCCGATTCATTTCACCGAGCAGCTCAAGCGTCCGGTGGTGTTTTTTCAGGGTTTGGAGGACAAGGTGGTGCCGCCGGATCAAGCGCGGAAGATGTTCGAGGCCGTGCGCTCACGCGGTTTGCCGACGGCATTGGTGGAATTTGAGGGCGAAGGGCATGGATTTCGCCGCGCCGAGAACATCAAGCGGGCACTCGAAGGAGAACTGGAATTTTACGGTCAGGTGTTCGGCTTCACGCCGTCGGGGATCACGCTTGGTCTGGACATTGTCCTGTCACCTTGA
- a CDS encoding carbohydrate ABC transporter permease yields the protein MTRGQRASPAAAQGWPFLLPLLIILLCVIGYPLIRTLYLSFTDASLNALGIRPAWLGWDNYAYALTNPDFLLSLWHSTYFTVVSVALEVVIGVLVALLLNQKFRGQAFARALLILPWAIPTIVNATMWRWIYNPEYGALNALLTQTGLMGDYRSWLGAPSSAMNMVILADVWKNYSLVALIALAALQSVPDEIYEAAALDGVPIWTRFWRLTLPFILGPLSVAVVLRTIEAFKVFDIIYVMTRGGPADATKTASFSVYQEAFTYLQAGSGAAYANVMVLISALLIAGYLLLMKRQRAA from the coding sequence ATGACGCGCGGCCAGCGGGCATCCCCGGCGGCGGCTCAAGGCTGGCCTTTCCTGCTTCCGCTGCTGATCATCTTGCTGTGCGTGATCGGCTATCCGCTGATCCGCACCCTCTATCTCAGCTTCACCGACGCCAGCTTGAACGCGCTGGGCATCCGGCCCGCGTGGCTGGGCTGGGACAATTACGCCTACGCCCTGACCAACCCCGACTTTCTCTTATCGCTGTGGCACAGCACCTATTTCACCGTCGTCTCGGTGGCCCTGGAAGTGGTGATCGGCGTGCTGGTGGCCCTGCTGCTCAATCAGAAGTTTCGCGGGCAGGCATTTGCGCGCGCGCTGCTGATCTTGCCGTGGGCCATCCCGACCATCGTGAACGCGACCATGTGGCGCTGGATTTATAACCCGGAATACGGCGCGCTCAATGCTCTGCTGACCCAGACCGGCTTGATGGGCGACTACCGCTCGTGGCTAGGTGCGCCGTCATCAGCCATGAACATGGTGATTCTGGCCGACGTCTGGAAGAACTATTCGCTGGTGGCCCTCATTGCGCTGGCGGCCCTCCAGAGCGTTCCCGACGAGATCTACGAAGCGGCGGCGCTGGACGGTGTGCCGATCTGGACGCGCTTCTGGCGGTTGACCTTGCCGTTTATCCTTGGTCCTCTCAGCGTGGCCGTGGTACTGCGCACCATCGAGGCGTTCAAGGTCTTCGACATCATCTACGTCATGACGCGCGGCGGCCCGGCGGACGCGACCAAGACGGCCTCATTCTCGGTCTATCAGGAGGCCTTCACTTATCTGCAAGCGGGCAGCGGCGCGGCCTACGCCAACGTGATGGTCCTGATCAGTGCCCTGTTGATTGCCGGTTACCTGCTGCTGATGAAGCGCCAGAGGGCCGCTTGA
- a CDS encoding Gfo/Idh/MocA family protein, with amino-acid sequence MTGQAAHPPRTLRVGLIGAGLMGQTHAEAWKRVPGALVANLALDGHAKALGERYGLKGYDTLQDLLAAVDVVDLCTPTPTHRELTLAAAEAGCHVICEKPAALSVADAIEMQRSCEANGVRLFVAHVLRFFPQYRAVKARFERGDFGAPRVLRLSRVSTPPTVGSWLLDEEKSGGVPMDLMVHDLDYARWIAGDVERVYAVQTQQAGKVMVQATLSHSGGAISLVEAGWAAPEGVFRTALDVAGTLGTAEWNSDAPAPLRRHGPALLPGQLGATLPALDGDPYGDQLSHAYAALRGGTPFLVSADDAVAAVALGQAVQQSVETGGAVTPQRWK; translated from the coding sequence ATGACCGGGCAAGCGGCACACCCTCCGCGCACCCTTAGGGTCGGGCTGATCGGCGCTGGCCTGATGGGACAGACCCATGCCGAGGCCTGGAAACGCGTCCCCGGCGCACTCGTGGCCAATCTCGCGCTGGACGGCCACGCTAAGGCCTTGGGTGAGCGTTACGGGCTGAAAGGCTACGACACTCTTCAAGACCTTCTGGCAGCGGTGGACGTCGTCGATTTATGCACACCGACGCCTACCCACCGGGAATTGACGCTGGCCGCTGCCGAGGCCGGGTGCCACGTGATCTGCGAGAAGCCGGCGGCCCTGAGTGTTGCCGACGCCATAGAGATGCAGCGGAGTTGCGAGGCAAACGGCGTCCGGCTGTTCGTCGCGCACGTGCTGAGGTTTTTCCCGCAGTACAGAGCGGTCAAGGCGCGGTTTGAGCGCGGTGATTTCGGCGCACCCCGTGTGCTACGCCTCAGCCGAGTCAGCACCCCGCCCACGGTGGGCAGTTGGCTGCTGGATGAAGAAAAAAGCGGCGGCGTGCCGATGGACTTGATGGTGCATGATCTGGATTACGCCCGCTGGATCGCCGGCGATGTGGAGCGGGTCTACGCCGTCCAAACCCAGCAGGCGGGCAAAGTCATGGTTCAGGCCACGCTGAGCCACAGCGGGGGAGCCATCAGCCTCGTCGAAGCAGGCTGGGCCGCGCCGGAAGGGGTCTTCCGAACAGCTCTGGACGTGGCGGGCACGCTGGGAACCGCAGAGTGGAATTCTGACGCCCCCGCTCCCCTGCGGCGGCATGGCCCGGCGCTTTTACCGGGACAACTCGGCGCGACGCTGCCCGCCCTAGACGGCGATCCTTACGGTGATCAACTCAGTCACGCTTACGCGGCGCTGCGCGGCGGCACACCGTTTCTGGTCAGTGCAGATGACGCGGTGGCGGCTGTGGCGCTGGGTCAGGCTGTTCAGCAGTCTGTGGAGACTGGCGGGGCGGTTACGCCGCAGAGGTGGAAATGA
- a CDS encoding ABC transporter substrate-binding protein, which yields MKGILLTASLLALGAGLAQAQKTTLTIESWRNDDIKIWRDVIIPAFEKQHPDIHVVFAPSAPTEYNAVLAAKIKAGTAGDLITCRPFDQSLELYKAKQLTNLNSLPGIKNFDTVSKAAWSTDDGKTTFCVPMASVIHGFLYNKKAFSDLGLSVPKTEAAFLAALDKIKQNGKYVPLVMGTKDQWESATMGYQNIGPTAWSGETGRKGLISGKAQYNKGGFLTAFTSLAKWKPYLAPGYQALAYPDAQNLFSQGRGAVYPSGSWDIGTFRQMNPDMELGAFAPYSINGQKCVISDQPDIAMGINAASKNQESAKTFLNWVASDVFASLYANALPGFFPLANVKYTLKDPVAQEFLNWRNQCGKSFRSSYQILSRNANPNNENDLWNASSQLLNGSLSAQAAADMVQKNLASWYGPQKGK from the coding sequence ATGAAAGGGATTTTATTGACTGCTTCTCTGCTTGCCCTAGGCGCTGGGTTGGCCCAAGCTCAAAAAACCACCTTGACCATCGAAAGTTGGCGAAATGACGACATCAAGATTTGGCGAGACGTCATTATTCCGGCCTTCGAAAAGCAGCATCCAGACATTCATGTGGTGTTTGCGCCCAGCGCTCCGACCGAGTACAACGCCGTGCTGGCCGCCAAAATCAAGGCTGGTACGGCGGGCGACCTAATCACCTGCCGCCCGTTTGATCAGAGCCTCGAACTCTACAAAGCCAAGCAGCTCACCAACCTCAACAGCCTGCCAGGCATCAAGAACTTCGATACGGTCTCCAAAGCGGCTTGGTCAACCGACGACGGAAAGACCACCTTCTGCGTGCCGATGGCGTCGGTGATTCACGGCTTTCTGTACAACAAAAAAGCGTTCAGTGACCTCGGCCTGAGTGTTCCGAAGACCGAAGCGGCGTTCCTGGCGGCCCTGGACAAAATCAAGCAAAATGGCAAGTACGTGCCGCTGGTGATGGGCACCAAGGATCAGTGGGAATCGGCGACCATGGGCTACCAGAACATCGGGCCGACCGCTTGGAGCGGCGAAACGGGGCGCAAGGGACTGATCTCCGGTAAAGCGCAGTACAACAAAGGCGGCTTTTTGACGGCTTTCACTTCGCTGGCCAAATGGAAGCCTTATCTGGCTCCCGGCTATCAGGCCCTGGCTTATCCAGACGCGCAAAACCTCTTTTCGCAGGGGCGCGGCGCGGTTTATCCGTCAGGCAGTTGGGATATCGGCACCTTCCGCCAGATGAATCCCGACATGGAGCTGGGGGCTTTTGCGCCGTACAGCATCAACGGCCAGAAGTGCGTCATCAGCGACCAGCCCGACATCGCGATGGGCATCAACGCGGCCAGCAAAAATCAGGAGTCCGCCAAGACGTTCCTCAATTGGGTGGCCTCTGACGTGTTCGCCAGCTTGTACGCCAACGCCCTGCCGGGATTTTTCCCACTGGCCAACGTCAAATACACCCTGAAAGATCCGGTGGCTCAGGAGTTCTTGAACTGGCGCAATCAGTGCGGCAAGAGCTTCCGCTCCTCGTACCAGATTCTCTCGCGCAACGCCAATCCCAACAACGAAAATGATCTCTGGAACGCCAGCTCTCAGCTCCTGAACGGCAGCCTGAGCGCCCAGGCCGCCGCCGACATGGTGCAAAAGAACCTCGCGTCTTGGTACGGCCCCCAGAAAGGCAAGTGA
- a CDS encoding carbohydrate ABC transporter permease translates to MKRTPLQSGLLYLGVFVFAASVLLPVAWMLISSVMPASELTVKPLRWWPQHADWSRYRLLLTLGENTPGQTFLYALRNSAAVAMTTTLLALLVGIPAAYTLSRFPRGKGWILSSVVATYMLPPVALLLPLYQMLARLGLLNTVWGLILVYCCIIMPFATWLLKSNFDTVPPEIEESGLVDGLSRFGVMTRITVPLALPGVVTTAIFAILLAWDEFFFALLFTNGLAAKTLPVAISDFTAGRATDYGLIMTAGVLAALPPVLIAVALQRGLLAGLTSGGVKG, encoded by the coding sequence TTGAAACGCACGCCCCTCCAGAGCGGGCTGCTTTACCTGGGGGTCTTCGTGTTCGCCGCCAGCGTCTTGCTGCCGGTGGCCTGGATGCTGATCAGCAGCGTGATGCCCGCCAGCGAACTGACCGTCAAGCCGCTGCGCTGGTGGCCCCAGCACGCGGACTGGAGCCGCTACCGGCTGCTGCTGACGCTCGGCGAGAACACCCCCGGCCAGACCTTTCTTTATGCCCTGCGAAACAGTGCGGCGGTGGCCATGACAACCACCCTCTTGGCTCTGCTGGTGGGCATTCCGGCAGCCTACACCCTCTCGCGGTTTCCACGCGGCAAGGGCTGGATTTTGTCGAGTGTGGTGGCCACTTACATGCTGCCCCCGGTGGCCCTGCTCTTACCGCTCTACCAGATGCTGGCGCGGCTGGGGCTACTCAACACCGTCTGGGGGCTGATTCTGGTGTACTGCTGCATTATCATGCCGTTTGCCACCTGGCTGCTGAAGTCGAACTTCGACACGGTGCCGCCGGAGATCGAGGAGTCCGGCCTGGTCGACGGGCTGAGCCGCTTCGGGGTGATGACCCGTATCACCGTCCCACTGGCCCTGCCCGGCGTGGTGACCACCGCGATTTTTGCCATCTTGCTGGCCTGGGACGAATTTTTCTTTGCCCTGCTCTTTACCAACGGTCTGGCGGCCAAGACCTTACCGGTCGCCATCTCGGACTTCACGGCGGGGCGGGCCACCGATTACGGCCTGATCATGACGGCCGGGGTGCTGGCGGCCCTACCGCCGGTGCTGATTGCCGTGGCCCTGCAACGCGGGCTACTGGCTGGCCTGACGTCGGGAGGCGTCAAAGGATGA
- a CDS encoding Gfo/Idh/MocA family protein: MKIRIALLGAAHVHAQHYAALLSQQENTEVLGFTEDDPNIAQEFAQRTGLMQRTAAEIMALSPHGVIVCTVNTKRLGPVQLAAASGAHVLCEKPIATNEADAQAMRRACEAAGVQFVTAFPARFSSAALSLAEQLRAGQLGKVLAYSGVNHSVAPDHEQPWFGDPAQAGGGAGMDHIVHLADLLRFVGERPTEVYAQLRPVPQWVLPEHADIDAAGLITLRLASGASATIDCSWSRPQGYPRWGQLRLDVTASRGMLSLDVFADHLNITQGTYQWAGYGEDLNAKMLDDFIQVCAGSGAGRATWQDGYAALGVVQAAYTSNASGEAVQLNDAAE; this comes from the coding sequence ATGAAGATCCGAATCGCTCTTCTGGGAGCCGCCCATGTCCATGCCCAGCACTACGCCGCTCTGCTCTCACAGCAGGAGAACACCGAGGTACTGGGCTTCACCGAGGACGACCCAAACATTGCTCAGGAGTTCGCCCAGCGCACCGGCTTAATGCAGAGGACTGCCGCTGAAATCATGGCCCTCAGCCCGCATGGGGTCATCGTCTGTACCGTGAACACCAAGCGCCTGGGGCCGGTGCAGTTGGCGGCGGCCAGCGGCGCACACGTGTTGTGCGAAAAGCCGATTGCCACCAACGAAGCCGACGCTCAGGCCATGCGCCGGGCCTGTGAAGCGGCGGGCGTTCAGTTTGTCACGGCCTTTCCGGCGCGGTTCTCGTCTGCGGCGCTTTCGCTCGCCGAGCAACTGCGGGCGGGTCAGCTCGGTAAGGTTTTGGCCTACAGCGGCGTCAATCACAGCGTCGCGCCCGATCACGAGCAGCCGTGGTTCGGCGACCCGGCCCAAGCGGGCGGCGGAGCAGGCATGGATCACATCGTGCACCTGGCTGATCTGCTGCGTTTTGTCGGGGAGCGGCCCACCGAGGTCTACGCTCAGCTCCGCCCGGTGCCGCAGTGGGTGTTGCCGGAGCACGCCGACATTGACGCCGCAGGGCTAATTACCCTCCGCCTGGCTTCAGGGGCCAGCGCCACTATCGACTGCTCCTGGAGCCGCCCCCAGGGGTATCCACGCTGGGGGCAGCTGCGCTTGGACGTCACGGCCAGTCGGGGAATGCTCAGCCTCGATGTGTTTGCCGATCACCTCAACATTACGCAGGGCACGTATCAGTGGGCAGGCTACGGCGAAGACCTGAACGCCAAGATGCTGGACGATTTTATTCAGGTCTGCGCTGGAAGCGGCGCGGGCCGGGCGACCTGGCAAGACGGTTACGCTGCCCTGGGGGTGGTTCAGGCCGCTTACACCTCCAATGCGTCTGGTGAAGCTGTTCAACTGAACGACGCTGCTGAATGA
- a CDS encoding carbohydrate ABC transporter permease: MIYSLIAVFPTVLIIMNSFKNRATIFAHPFALPTSETFTLDGYKTLTESANFPLYFLNSLTVTLGSLALILLVSSMAAFALSEYTFRLNTLLALYLSIGIMVPIRLGTVGILDLMVKFHLVNTLWALILVYTAQGIPLAVFILSSFMRGVPRDLKEAARIDGASEYRIYGLILPLIRPALGAVTAISMVPIWNDLWFPLILAPGEQTKTIVLGASAFLGQFVNDYNAVLAALTLAIVPVVLLYAVFSRQLVSGITSGALK, translated from the coding sequence ATGATCTACAGCTTGATTGCCGTGTTTCCCACGGTGCTGATCATCATGAATTCGTTCAAGAACCGCGCCACGATTTTCGCGCACCCGTTCGCGCTGCCCACCTCCGAGACGTTTACGCTGGACGGCTACAAAACACTGACCGAGTCGGCCAACTTCCCGCTGTACTTTCTGAACAGTCTCACCGTGACGCTCGGCTCGCTGGCCCTGATTTTGCTGGTGAGCAGCATGGCGGCCTTTGCCCTCAGTGAGTACACGTTCCGGCTCAATACCCTGCTGGCGCTGTACCTCTCGATCGGCATCATGGTTCCGATCCGGCTGGGCACGGTGGGCATCCTCGACTTGATGGTCAAGTTTCACCTGGTCAACACACTCTGGGCCCTGATCTTGGTGTACACGGCGCAGGGCATTCCCCTGGCGGTGTTTATCCTCAGCTCCTTTATGCGCGGCGTTCCCAGAGACCTCAAGGAAGCGGCCCGGATCGACGGGGCCAGCGAGTACCGCATTTACGGCTTGATCTTGCCGCTGATCCGTCCGGCGCTCGGCGCAGTCACGGCCATTAGCATGGTGCCGATCTGGAACGACTTGTGGTTTCCCCTGATTCTGGCTCCCGGTGAGCAAACCAAAACCATCGTGCTGGGAGCCAGCGCCTTTTTGGGACAGTTCGTCAACGATTACAACGCGGTGCTGGCCGCGCTTACCTTGGCCATTGTGCCGGTGGTGCTGCTCTACGCCGTCTTCTCGCGTCAGCTGGTCAGCGGCATCACCAGCGGGGCGCTGAAATGA
- a CDS encoding ROK family protein yields METAAVAADLHNVSTIGLDLGGTKLAAGLVRDGKVLRRLETPTPAHLGPLLDTIESMVGDLQGSEQLAIGLGVPGPVVNGETTFFSNLQGLNDSKIEQVLAQRLGRAVAFENDANLAALAESRHGSARGTQHSVYLTWSTGIGCGLILNGEIFSGRTGMAGEVGHTRMGFSGTMDGSGTLGTLEAQACGAALARDASFVYGQPTSVPAIFEKMAGGDERATDLIRNAAAYLGRFLHNLQLLLDPEVVVLGGGLMAQASLLLPMIETERRRTRALHDFTPLRLSTLGPDAGIVGAAEFACQGERQVRGR; encoded by the coding sequence GTGGAAACCGCAGCCGTCGCCGCCGACCTTCACAACGTGTCCACCATTGGTCTTGACTTGGGCGGAACCAAGCTCGCGGCCGGGCTGGTCAGGGACGGTAAGGTGCTTCGGCGGCTCGAAACGCCGACGCCCGCGCACCTCGGCCCTTTACTCGATACCATTGAAAGCATGGTCGGCGACCTACAGGGTAGCGAACAGTTGGCCATCGGTCTGGGTGTGCCGGGTCCAGTGGTCAACGGTGAAACGACGTTCTTCTCGAATCTTCAGGGCCTAAATGATTCAAAGATCGAACAGGTTCTTGCTCAGCGTTTGGGGAGGGCAGTGGCGTTCGAGAACGACGCTAACCTCGCGGCGCTGGCTGAATCCCGACACGGCAGTGCACGCGGAACCCAGCACAGCGTCTACCTCACCTGGTCAACAGGGATAGGCTGCGGACTGATCCTGAATGGTGAGATTTTTTCTGGACGTACTGGTATGGCCGGTGAAGTCGGTCACACCCGAATGGGCTTCTCCGGCACCATGGACGGCAGCGGCACGCTCGGCACCCTTGAAGCTCAGGCCTGCGGCGCGGCGCTGGCCCGGGACGCCAGCTTTGTGTACGGTCAGCCGACGAGTGTTCCGGCGATCTTCGAGAAGATGGCGGGCGGTGACGAGCGGGCAACGGACCTGATCAGAAACGCGGCGGCGTACCTGGGCCGCTTTCTCCATAACCTGCAATTGTTGCTCGATCCGGAAGTGGTGGTGCTCGGCGGAGGATTGATGGCTCAGGCCAGTCTGCTGCTGCCAATGATCGAGACCGAACGCCGCAGAACTCGGGCGCTGCACGATTTCACGCCCCTGCGACTTTCGACTTTAGGTCCAGATGCTGGCATTGTGGGCGCGGCTGAATTCGCATGTCAGGGCGAACGCCAAGTCAGGGGGCGCTAA